The nucleotide window AATATTagcaatttaaattgatttcgtctaatcattttcacttttgttgttgcaacaatttaaatgtagtacatgttttttttttgcataatcaCAGCAGCTATGTGATCTGTATtcgtcttaaaaaaattatatatatgtaggtaagtGGATGAGTgcagaattatatttttaagcgtttttttcagtcatataaatacaaatgtatacgtgtatgcatatacacatgTGCAAATACAAAGTAgtcaatttgtattaaaaagttgCTCTGTAAACTACCTGAATGTCGGTTAAGATGCAAATTAGcaattgtatacatatacataccataaaaaaacaatttagaaaCCCAGTAGGTATAATTTTGCTTTAGAATATAGGattacaattttttagaaaataattttttaattttttaattgatttggaaaattgaaaattgttttataagtattatttttacataataatataataaaacgtGCTATATTtcgtcaaaattttaaaaatataaaacactaaaattattaaaaatttaaaattttttagtaataaattttttaaatttttaggcaaaaattttgtatttttcatttaagtttTAAGAATTAATTAAGTTCATAAAGCATAGCCTCCATATAAGATAATCTGATTTTATTGCCCATTCATTCTTGTATACTCATTAAAGCTATGTCTGcaataagaaattaataatttaaatttcctgCAGGTATAAAGCACAGCATAGATCAGAAAACTACTTGTGCCAGTATAAACTAGAAGTATATTTAGCAACTAGCGTGACTGGCAAAAAAATTCAAGACGCAAAAACGccacaaattcaataaataaacattataaaatacaacaactaaGAGCATAAAAGAGACGTGCGACCGGCTTGTATGCGCTACCCACTTGACTTGGtttatacatacgagtatatgtatgtacaaaatttatataaaaacagctACCAATACAAATGCATGTACgtgatttgtatgtataaaaaccaacaaaacatGCCAAAGAACACCAACAAGAATTGAAGAGTTGAGAACATTTTATTAGCGCCAATCACCACTTgtgcaaaataaaatcatatttcataCAGGGGCGCGtgttgcaaaaacaaacaaaaaaaaaaataaaaataaaaaacagacCGAAAAACAAATCAGTTTTCAATTATAAGCGGCGAGCGGCAGGAAACTCTGCGGATAAGATAAATTGCACTAATATTGCTGATACTAATActaacacaaatacaaacatatatacattatatatacttAATAATAATCTTAAGTATAGAACTTACACCGGTATACAGGATCTCTGGATTGATATGTGGATCTGGCACTTGgctggaatatttggcagcgcTGCCATTCAGAGAGGCGACCAAGGATTTGCCGGATGACACCAGCGCATTACTTCTCAACAAACGCAACATTTTTAACTGCTATTTGACActtttttgcacaaaatttaaataaattaattaaaagcagTTGACACTTAGCaagtagaaaataataattttaattctgTGACACTGCAATTGTTTTAAGTGATTATGTGCGCTCGCTGGTTAGATCGCACACTTGTGTTTGCTTTGAACCGCTTTTGGCAACTGCTGGTCGCGTAGCTCTTTCctactatacatatgttttgtatGTTGATTGTGGGCCTGTTGCGCGCAACGAGGTGTGTAAATGGCGGATGATAGGCAGAAATTTCAATAATAGCGAATAGTGACAGCTGCTGGCTGGGGACAGTTGTAGTGGAAGCTTTGCGttcgcttttaattattattttttgttatttcaatgAGAACGCTTGTACGAACCGTTactatttaaagtttttgtgttaaaagCTTTTGCGGCAGTTTGAAAGCGCTTTTATGCTTGTTTAGCTGTTgggaaagttttaaaatttaatttactaattaaaattgtttaaataaaatattttttaataaataatagagaGTGAAACttgatatattattaaaatttaaataaaaataaaattaaaataaaataaattaatattcgaatatcaatataaagcttttttaagtttaagttcttTTCGATCTGCAGAAATCGTAGCGGGGAATTGGAAAGTTGAAAGTGATCTCTTTCAAAATATATGCACCaatgttttgaaaaacaattttattttgaaaacaataaagAGCGTTCattgtaaaatgttttttttttcgcgaTTTCTTTGTAAATGGACAAACGATCTATATATAAAGAGCTCATTCACTTAAGTTTAATATGGAACCAAGGGCTTTTTAATAGAAACCGATTTCATACCGAAAATCTAATAAGAACTCCGACATGTTTTTTAAAGTCTACGAGATGTTCGGATCTACTTTAGAGCCTCGCAAAACCAGGCTCATAATTATCCAAAACCAAAACTCATAATTATCCAGACTAGACCAGCAATGTATCCCCGCATGACACTTACTACTactctttgcatgcccaattGGACTCAAAgccccttgttgttgttgttgtaacgattatCTATCTCTGCCGGAACGgaaagcataaatctagttgtcgtcgaggtcatctaacgggaggcccaggaagcATGCTGTTTCGACGgagtcggaccaaagggaaaggggtgttagatgagaaTGTTGGGCATGCAAataggtggttagtgtcatgcggggactcgttgcatgcaggacatgcaTTTTGTATGTCGCGGTTCACTCTGGCATCTAAGCCTCTCTCTCTCTATGGTGCGACACTGTCCGCAATGACAACTAAATTTGCGATTCCCCCTTCAATCAGGGCTTAGATCATAGCTACTACATACACTTTAAAGCTTACTAAAGcaatatctatttttaaaacGCACCGCACTACCATTAATAGCGGTTGGTTCAGCCGACCATTAAAagctaataaaaaaaactatgttctataatttaatatatatcgatgtatgtatgtatgtatatatgtactcttccatgttaattatatgaataattgagagagtaataattaaaaatctctaattacatccacatacatatatgtaacgggtgatttttttgaggttaggattttcatgcattagtatttgacagatcacgtgggatttcagacatggtgtcaaagagaaagatgctcagtatgctttgacatttcatcatgaatagacttactaacgagcaacgcttgcaaatcattgaattttattaccaaaatcagtgttcggttcgaaatgtgtttcgttttcaaattttgttcagcgatgaggctcatttctggttgaatggctacgtaaataagcaaaattgccgcatttggggtgaagagcaaccagaagccgttcaagaactgcccatgcatcccgaaaaatgcactgtttggtgtggtttgtacgctggtggaatcattggaccgtattttttcaaagatgctgttggacgcaacgttacggtgaatggcgatcgctatcgttcgatgctaacaaactttttgttgccaaaaatggaagaactgaacttggttgacatgtggtttcaacaagatggcgctacatgccacacagctcgcgattctatggccattttgagggaaaacttcggagaacaattcatctcaagaaatggacccgtaagttggccaccaagatcatgcgatttaacgcctttagactattttttgtggggctacgtcaagtctaaagtctacagaaataagccagcaactattccagctttggaagacaacatttccgaagaaattcgggctattccggccgaaatgctcgaaaaagttgcccaaaattggactttccgaatggaccacctaagacgcagccgcggtcaacatttaaatgaaattatcttcaaaaagtaaatgtcatgaaccaatctaacgtttcaaataaagaaccggtgagattttatgcgtttttttttttaaaaagttatcaagctcttaaaaaatcaccctttatatataaaCCTGAACACTTTGACTGTAGAAGCATGAATTTGCATTTGATTTATTAGATTTTTAAACTTCATGCAAATAACAACTAATAGTTGATAGAGTGGAATATCTAatacaagtatacatatgtatatacatataaatatatatttaattacaaaattctaaCATTTATCTATAAGTAGTGTAGATACTTTTAAAGTGTACATTTACTATCTAATCAGCACAGAACAGCCATATAAAATCGGCAAATCTCATTGGTATCGGAGCTGTGGGAGTACTACGCCGGCAATAGTCGTCAGAGCCATGCCAAAGCagtgacaacaaaaataaaaacaataataaataattttatcgaaaaatatgtCTACAGAAGTACTAGATATACGACCACTAACACCGGCGCTACAGGCGAAGGCGTTAAATGAGTTGAACGAGAAGCCCGAACGTCTGGCCGCGGATATTGCAGCGCTCAGAGTTTGGTTGCTGAAACAACCGCATCTGAAGACGCGTCAAAGTGATCAATTTCTGGTCAACTTTCTGCGTGGTTGTAAATTTAGTTTGGAGAAGGCGAAACGCAAACTGGAGCAATACTACACGTTGCGCACAACGTTGCCGGAACTGAATCAACACAATTTCGTGAATGATCAACGTTTGCGCGCCATCATACGTTTGGGGTAAGTTAACTACTCACTCTGAGCTGGTTAAATGATTGAAATCAACATATTTTGTTTCCATTCCTCAAGTGTCACGCTATATTTACCGCTGCCGCTAATGGAGGACGGTCCCTGCATAATGCTAATGCGTCCCGGCAAATACAATCCCAACGAATTCAATATATCGGATATGTTACGCGTTAGCTACTTATTACAGGACATCTCTCTGATCAGCAATGACAATATGATCATTGGTGGTTTTATGCAAATTGGCGATTTTGCGGACTTCAGCATGGCGCATTTGCTACAGTTTAGTCCGACCTTGATGAAACGCTTCGGTCTGTACGTCGAGGAGGGTATGCCGATGCGTATTAAGAATTCGCATTTCTTTAATACAGGTGTGATATTTGAGAAATTGTTTGCCACCGTTAAATTAGTGCTGCCAGCGAAGATGGTTGAGAGAGTGAGTgcgatttattgaaattttaagtaGAATATTGTAGCTTCTATTTTTACTTACCTTTCTATAAATCACAGCTGCACGTGCACAGCACATTCGAGTCGCTCTGCGAAGCTGTACCCATCAAGTGTCT belongs to Zeugodacus cucurbitae isolate PBARC_wt_2022May chromosome 6, idZeuCucr1.2, whole genome shotgun sequence and includes:
- the Ttpal_8 gene encoding alpha-tocopherol transfer protein-like produces the protein MSTEVLDIRPLTPALQAKALNELNEKPERLAADIAALRVWLLKQPHLKTRQSDQFLVNFLRGCKFSLEKAKRKLEQYYTLRTTLPELNQHNFVNDQRLRAIIRLGVTLYLPLPLMEDGPCIMLMRPGKYNPNEFNISDMLRVSYLLQDISLISNDNMIIGGFMQIGDFADFSMAHLLQFSPTLMKRFGLYVEEGMPMRIKNSHFFNTGVIFEKLFATVKLVLPAKMVERLHVHSTFESLCEAVPIKCLPKDYGGENGSIEEIVASTEQLVLDYREYLLDEVNYGVDEKLRLDGASNVEERFGIDGSFRKLNVD